A stretch of Patescibacteria group bacterium DNA encodes these proteins:
- a CDS encoding cytochrome b5 domain-containing protein produces MNKKIWLGVGLVTLVLAGGLAVVKQRQMAYRGEDAVATDDVRVGKPFDDENEPFEVSDEDEEQGEDSEKETGEGSTTPVDTTIPPDQASAPKVAGYTLTDVATHSTKENCWSAVNGNVYDLTSWVPKHPGGDAAIAQICGKDGSALFAGQHGGAAKQASILATFKIGVLQ; encoded by the coding sequence ATGAATAAGAAAATCTGGCTTGGTGTGGGGCTTGTTACTCTCGTGTTAGCAGGGGGTCTGGCAGTGGTAAAGCAACGGCAAATGGCATACCGAGGAGAAGATGCAGTTGCAACAGATGACGTTCGAGTGGGTAAACCTTTCGACGACGAAAACGAACCATTTGAAGTGTCTGATGAGGATGAAGAGCAAGGTGAGGATAGCGAAAAGGAGACAGGGGAAGGGTCTACCACGCCTGTTGACACCACTATTCCTCCAGACCAAGCATCTGCTCCGAAGGTTGCTGGCTACACTTTGACAGACGTAGCCACACACAGCACAAAGGAAAATTGCTGGTCAGCAGTTAATGGCAACGTGTACGACCTTACCAGTTGGGTTCCGAAGCACCCGGGTGGTGATGCTGCTATAGCGCAAATTTGTGGAAAAGATGGTTCCGCTTTATTCGCTGGTCAACATGGCGGCGCAGCAAAGCAGGCTTCAATTCTCGCAACATTTAAAATCGGCGTTCTTCAGTAA